A single Eulemur rufifrons isolate Redbay chromosome 9, OSU_ERuf_1, whole genome shotgun sequence DNA region contains:
- the TMEM199 gene encoding transmembrane protein 199, translating to MASSLVAGERLVRALGPGGELEPEQLPRKLRAELEAALGKKYAGGDSSSSCSGPQRLVSFRLIRDLHQHLRERDSTLYLHELLEGSEIYLPEVVKPPRNPELVARLEKIKIQLANEEYKRITRNVTCQDSRHGGTLSDLGKQVRSVKALVITIFNFIVTVAAAFVCTYLGSQYIFTEMAPRVLAALIVASVVGLAELFVMVQAMEGELGEL from the exons ATGGCGTCTTCTTTGGTAGCGGGCGAGCGACTGGTACGCGCTTTAGGCCCGGGCGGGGAGCTGGAGCCAGAGCAGCTGCCCCGAAAGTTGCGGGCCGAGCTTGAGGCCGCGCTGGGGAAGAAGTACGCGGGAGGTGACAGCTCCAGCAGCTGCAGCGGCCCCCAACGTTTGGTTTCCTTCCGTCTGATCCGGGATCTACATCAGCACCTGAGAGAAAGGG ATTCCACACTATACCTTCATGAGCTCCTGGAAGGCAGTGAAATCTATCTCCCAGAGGTTGTGAAGCCTCCCCGG AACCCAGAGCTAGTTGCCCGGCTGGAGAAGATTAAGATACAGCTGGCCAATGAGGAATATAAGCGGATCACCCGCAATGTCACCTGTCAA gatTCAAGACATGGTGGGACTCTCAGTGACCTGGGAAAGCAGG TGAGATCAGTGAAGGCCCTGGTAATCACCATCTTCAACTTCATTGTCACGGTGGCAGCTGCCTTTGTCTGCACTTACCTTGGAAGCCAATATATCTTCACAGAAATGGCCCCG AGGGTGCTGGCTGCATTGATCGTCGCCTCAGTGGTGGGTCTGGCCGAGCTGTTTGTCATGGTGCAGGCAATGGAAGGCGAGTTGGGAGAGCTGTAA